The Panthera uncia isolate 11264 unplaced genomic scaffold, Puncia_PCG_1.0 HiC_scaffold_1815, whole genome shotgun sequence region CAACAACTTTATGAGGTACTTTTAATTACTATTCTTTtcggggatgcctgggtggctcagccagttaagcatccaactttggctcaggtcatgatcttgcagttcataagttCTCCAGTAATTGAAGGCATTAATAGCATTAGAAAATgaagcccggtgtcgggctctgtgctgacagtttgtggagtctacagcctgcttcagattctgtgtctccctctctctctgcccctcccccattcacactctgtctctcactctctcaaaaataaataaaaaataaaaattaaaacacttgaaATTTCGACTCCACGTCacacaaagaaaactgaagcctAAAACAATCAAGTAACATCCAAAGTCACAAATGCTATTAAGTGGCTCATTTGCCTTTTCAGTCCATGTGTTTGGTCCTaatggcaaaagacataaatgttCTATGATAATAAACTCACCCTATAATGTCCTAAGCACAAGTTTATAGTAAGTTTATATGCCATAACTTTATTAActatttacttttccttccttgttcATATTTTAGATAGCTAGTTAATAAACCAAAAgcatgagccctgggtgtcatatgtaagacatgcatcactgggttctacacctgaaaccaagactacactgtatgttaactaacttgaaaataaaaaaaaaaaagaaagaaagaaaagaaaaacaaacaaacaaataaataaataataaaccaaaaGCATGAGGTTATATATTGATATTCAGCATAAACTCCTACAGATATGATTATTACTATTtctgaaaacattattaaatgTGATTTGGTGATCTCTCTTTCCCTTGATCTCTTACTATACACAACTTTATGAATTCTAAAAACTGAATCTGCTCATctttaatgaaatgaataaatgtaaaatattctgATTTCTCCAGGGAAATggtcacttaaaataattatgaagagAGTAAAAGACATTTCTTATAACTCTTCCAACCACCCAGTGAAGTCCACTGTAGAGATTTTGTTTAATTCAGGCAGAGAGAATGTTTCACATGAACTCTAATTTGtcaagaatgaatgaacagtACCAGAAGTGAATTTCAGTGTAACTATGAAGCTGAACTAGATGCTGCCCATAATTAACTGAActaatttctattccttttttctaatatattaagTGGAACATGAACAACTActttattaaacaatttaataaaggaaaaagacacaGGGTTACATGATCAGTAAAGCAAATTGCTTAGGAGACACTCTCTGAACATGATGTCATTTAATGAGCTTtaatgaaagaagagataaatgagtaaatacataAGATGAAAAAAACCACTTTGAATATTAATGCATTACTAAGGGGGACTTCCACCCAACACAAcagaaagaattatttaaaaaatttttatttcatttaaaacaccTGAGATGAAGCGGAACCACTCAAAAGGTCCTCTCTCAGACTGTTGAAGGGACACTATTTGGACTCTgattctcatgtatttttttttaaacagagtcaTTTTCTTACCTTGAGCATCAGTGAATTTGCCATTAACCAGTTTATCAGAGGGCCATTGCGAATATTTACTTGATGGTCAAGATTTAGGGAGGGCAGGAtatcaaaatgttttaagaacTAAAGCCATGAAGATGCTTTCTAGCCTTATTTGCCaatgttaaatgttatttttaaatttcaattttaaatagcTCAGTGACTCTCTCACAGGAATCCTTAAAAGGCACATCAAACTTAATTGTGatgaaaagaatggaaggaaatgttTATCTTAACAGAATAAGCCATTACActtaactgaaataaatataattaaaatgtatacttttaatgtatattttcataaaaagtatgttatttttattgtattatttaatgTACATTTAGTTGGTGAGATAACCACATGAAGCTAAATTATTccaagagattttatttttattattttgtatttaaatttttaatgcttttttatttttgagacagagagagagtgtgtgcaagtggcggggaggggcagagagagggagacagagaatccgatgcaggctctactcagacagcagagagcccgatgggggactcaaactcaccaaccatgaggtcatgatctgagctgaagtcgggcccttaaccaactaagccacccaggcacccttccaagAGATTTTAAATGCTGTAATTGGACCAGACATACAAGTGGGATTtaatctaacaacaacaacaacaacaacaacagcaacaaaaatagcttaaaatatcttaaactgtTCCTAGGTAGGAATAATATTGTGGATGGTAGGGCTGTTATTCTAATACTGGTGTATGTGCAACATgaggaaaagaagcaaatgaaaatcaaCGTGATATTACGATTTTATCTAATGCTATTCATAGCCAGGGTTCTAAtcatgaaataaaggaaatataaatgtttaacagATAAAAGGGGGGGGCGAACCTAAAAGTATTGTAGTCTTAAGTTTGAATGATACATTTAAATTATGCTCatagacattttatttgaaaataaaatatatgtgtttgcTGGCCCTCTCCACTGAAAATACCTAGAAAGGATGATCGAACTCATAGTAATTATCACAGCTAGTGCCCAGATATTTAATGTTCCTAATCAATCCCAGATTTCCTAATCAATGGAAGGAGGACTCTTGAGAGAAATGACTCAGTCCAGTTCTCATACAGAAAAGTATAGCATGAGCCTGGGGACACTTGTCATCCCAGGTGGGAAGGAAGCAATCAAAGAGGAAAAGTGTACTGCCCAAAAGGGAAGAGTTTTCCCCCAGCAGATGCACTCCAAAGAGATAGTGATCCCAATTTAACTCTCTCTTGAAATGTTTAAGTCAATCACTAATGTGACctacaacaaaagcaaaatttataaAGCCATGAATTCATAACAATACCCCCAAAAAGATACTAGAAAACCAACCCTAACTACAGAATAAAGTAGGCATTCACCTGGAAAATGACAGATTAAGAACAGAACCGTCTTGCAGTACATAATGAATTAATGATCCAGCCATTGATAAACAAAGcctgctaagaaaaaaaaaaagaagacaattagACATGTATGTCCTGCTAAAAGTTTAAATTCCATCTCTAGAGTAGTCTTACAAAAAAAACGTTCCCAAACCTAAACCTGGATTGAGCCTCTAAATCTAGCAACTAGAGGCAGTCATGAAGATGAGCTTGCAATCAAGTGAAGCATGACTGCACATTGCCctctataaataataatagattTTCTTGTTGTCTATTAGTTGGGCttttaggtaaaaacaaaataccatttcaTTACTGCAACAAAACTGATCTATAAGATTAccatattatatacttgaaagttgcagaggggcgcctgggtggctcagtcagttaagtgtccgacttcggctcaggtcatgatctcacagcttatgagttcaagccctgcatggggctctgtgctgacagctcagagcctggagcctgcttcagattctgtctctctctctgtccctcccccactcacgctctgtctctctctgtctctcaaaaacaaataaacatttaaaaattttttttaaataaataaataaaagaaagttgctgagagagtaaaccttaaatgttctcaccacaaaaaaaagggtaaatataCGAGTGATAAATGTGTTAACTACGCCTATCCTGGTAATCATTTCATACATACAACTGTATAAAGTCAAAACATTGTACCCTTAACCTTACACagtgttacatgtcaattatatctcaataaaactaaaaaaaaaaaaaaaaaaaaaagtgatttggaCCAGGGTATCACTCTCTATGACATACAGCCACATCTGCAAAAATTCTCTTTTACTGAACGCTCCTTTAACtaggataaataaatgaagtctACATGGTCATAAATTTGAGTTAGGCCTacctatttcttccatttttctgcctACTCTCTTCTAATTCCCCTCTTCCAGTAAGTAATTCCCAAACAAATGTGCATCCCAGCTGTGATTTAGTTCTGCACTAGTGACTGTATTATTTGattatataaaatcattatgtatattttacattaaatgcatgttttgttattttatttagatataaaacacatttaatattAAGTAGCtacggggcacctaggtggctcggttggttaatcagtgtaatagcatttttttaaaatgtgagtatGATATGTGCATCataatagttattatttaatttagaatTATGAAATGGCCTTACTTCTCAATGTCTCAACACTAACAAAGCCtaagaataaacaacaaaaaggGTATATGTTCAAAAGTTCGTATTTCcagaagcttaaaaataaattagattctgagttttatttttgtaagaaagtCGGTTTCACAACTTTTTATTACTCATGAAATATTAGGTAATTGTGATTAATGgaagtaattattttatagaagaCAACATTTCAGGTTCTCTGTGGGATATGAAGGTGAACATAACCATTCTCAAGGGAGATTCACCATAGAGAAGAGCTAAAAGGCTACTGAGAAATGCAAGGCTTCCAGAAATCCCTCATGGTCTCCCGTATAGCACAGATCTGGCTTGGCCTTGGCTTTGTTCCCAGGAGATCAATGAACAACTTTCTTTTGAGGTCAAAACAAGGAGACTTGGAAAATTTGAGCTATGAGTGCAACCAGAGGGAAGCCAATTTTAAGAATCTGTCCTCAGAACCCAACGATGTTATatccctgtcatttctctctttaaatataGCTTTAAGTTTTTATATCGACATTATTGAAGAGGACTGTcatattatttcaatatatttttaagctttctgacattgtatttttatttcctgaactATTTCCTTTGAGTCATCGAAAATAGAGACAAAACAAATCAAATCTGATCAGAGTGAACTTTGCTAAAGTCTGGCAAGGAAGCAATGAGGTGCATTCTAATCCTCACAGCCCAAATTGgactctttaaaatttaaaggagTTAACTGTCATAATTTTACAAAGCCAAATCTACAGCATAGCACAGCTGGGAATTAACTGAATAGGTTAGTACCAATGGTAGACATTCTTCTTTATGTTTCTGGAATATCCTTATGGATCAGAGGTCTCATGTAAAACATAAGTGTGAGGCAGAATTACAAGAGAATAAAACACTTTTTCATAAAGCTAATAGCTCAGAAGGAAGATTCAAACAGAATATAGAACCGACAGAGCTACTAAGATCTGAGGCAACTAGTTACTTTCCCAGTTTGTACCACAGTGTAAtacacaaaatggataaataatgtATGTCCCTTTAAgctcaaaagtaaaaatgtttctatatgtACATTTCTAGCAAGTCACAGAAGATGTCAAACATTAATGATTTCAGTGGAATTACAAGACAAACCAGTGAGTATGTtctctgttaaataaaataattaggttatttattcaatcatatagtaaatacatatgtattattacataatatataaatataatgtccTTACATAATCTTGAACTATAccaaaaatattaatgtaaaaataaattaataagtaataatTTATAACCTATTTTGTTAAGAAAGTTATTGATTACTTATATCGTACCAAGTATAATGGTTATTACTTTAGTCttctaaattttacttttacCTTGGGATGGAATTAAGATTATCCATTTATGCTTCTAGGTAGTGGCATCCTTTAATAAATActtgacagaaaagaaagaaaaaatgcatatCTCTTAATTTTTCAAGAAGATTCTAATGATTTGTATAAATTGGACAAAGCAAGaagtactgattttatttatcatCTTTCAAGGATGATAAATCATCACTCTCAATGATGTGAGTTACTGTATGAAGATTTCCAAACTTCTGGTACatttcaaataagaaaactagtaaataaagcaaaactcACAAATGTGTATGAAAACCAAATACAAACAATAGAGTTCAATTGAAAATAAGATCAGCATGGATTATAGAATATACTTTAGAATTGTATCCATGACGGTGATATTGATCATCATGAATTATATCTTTCATCTCCTCCCTTTAATATTCTTGCCACCTAAATatctttaagagaagaaaaaggagagggagacagacagagacagagagacagggagagagagaccgagaaatGAACCACACAGTGATCACAGAGTTTGTCCTGCTTGGCCTTTCTGATGATCCTGACCTTCAGATTgtgattttcctcttcttatttaTCACATACATATTAAGTGTCGCTGGAAACCTGACTATCATCACTCTAACCTTGGTGGACCCTCATCTACAGACACCAATGTATTTCTTCCTCCGAAACTTCTCTTTCTTAgaaatctcatttacaactgTCTGTATTCCTAGATTTCTAGGAGCAATTATCACCAGGGATAAAACTATTTCCTTTAACAATTGTGCAGCccaactctttttctttattttcatgggGGTGACAGAATTTTACATTCTCACTGCCATGTCCTATGACCGCTACATTGCCATCTGCAAGCCTCTGCATTACACCGCCATCATGAACAGGAAACTCTGcacctggcttgtgctctgtgcGTGGCTGGGAGGGTTCCTGACCATTTTCCCACCCCTCATGCTTCTGCTCCAGCTGGATTACTGTGCTTCCAATGTCATTGATCACTTTGCATGTGACTATTTTCCCCTTTTACGACTGTCTTGTTCAGATACATGGTTTCTAGAAGTCATCGGTTTTTACTTTGCGTTGGTTGCTTTGCTATTCACTCTGGCATTGGTGATTTTATCTTACATGTATATTATCAGAACTATTTTGAGAATCCCATCTGCCAGTCAGAGAAAAAAGGCTTTCTCCACATGTTCCTCTCATATGATTGTCATCTCCATCTCTTATGGAAGCTGTATATTCATGTACGCTAATCCCTCTGCAAAAGAAAGGGCATCATTGACCAAGGGAGTAGCTATTCTCAATACCTCTGTTGCCCCCATGCTGCACCCCTTCATTTATACTCTGAGAAACCAGCAAGTGAAGCAAGACTTCAAAGATGTGGTCCATACAGtagtattttcttcaaatatttatttggcaaaaaaaaaggaCACTCTGCAGTGTAACTAGGTAAAATCTTGAATACTATTTAAAGATATCAGGTCCTTGATAGATATTTGTTCAACGAAAGAAATAGTGCTTGAGtcaacagactttttttttgtcGTTTCTAAAATGAGACTGAAAGAAATCCGAATTGTAAAATCGTGCCAAGTTCCTGGATTTTATGCTTCTATTAATTACTGGGTTAAACACTGCACATCTTTCAAATGGAAAGAGACCTTCTGGATAGTAGATCCTTCTCAAGAATTAAGAACTCTTAATAGTAAGAATTAATTACTATTATGGGAGAGTAACTTCAAGTGATTTTTTGAAAAGGTTGAAGagttcaatgaatatttaaatcCATACTTTTTTCATGCCTTTCAATGGGAACCCAGTGAGCACTGAACTATATCCCACTCTTTTTAGTGctctataatttttattgttctatattattatttctgaataattaaattattaattattaaaataaattattatttctgaataaatttGATACATACTCACTTGGAGAGCCACTTTTATGAAGACATTTTAGTATATGATAAAAATGCAATGTTTTCACGTAAGATTAAGTTGTCTCAGCATTTCACCCAGCAAGAAAAGTAGTGGGAGCATATTTTTTCAGAGAAATTCCGATTTAGGAAATTCAGAAAACCTCTCCAAAAGCTTTGTACAttgtacattttcttatttagatAGTATGCAAAATATTCCATATGCTTCTGGCTTATTTCTTATGCCCGTCCTATCTCTTTGGGCATTATCTCAAAAGTTTCCTATTCCAATAGTGGTACAAATGTTGATAACATTTGTATAATCCTTAGTGTATTTTCCTCTAGGCCTTTGTTGGCACATGTGATTCCCTGGAGTATTTGCTGGGAGACATGGACATACATGATAAAACATGTGCCTTATGCAGGTGAAAATCCATATAGAATCCTTGTCCAGAAAGGCCCAAAGTAACTCCAAACCTAGCTTCTCTTCACTAATTTTGCTCCCATGGCTACAATGGGAAATGTGTAAAAGATTATTAGCTATAAAGTAATTCCAATATATTGAGaaagattgattttaaaattactgaCTCTCCTGATCTAAAACTGAAATAGTTGTTAATacgctttcttaaaaaaatcattttgaccAGTTGATGTGGTGCATTTGTATGACAAAGGTAAGATTGTAAAGTGAGGACAATGAAAAATTTCCTTTGGTTTGCATCAATTCATTAATACTTAAGTTTTCATCAGAATCCATAGAATAATTTGGGGCTGTTATGTCATCTGTATTTATCAAGGATAATGAACAATGAGGATGTTACATGTCTTGTTTgtcataataatatatttttttattaattttctgaaaattattctcTGAATTTGATTTTCCTTATTGAATACAGGTTTAATAAGTAGTACATGCTCCAGTTTCAGGCAGAAAGAGTTAGGAATTCCAATTCTACCATGAACAAGTGTCTGATCTTGTTTGTGTTACTTAAGTTGTTTCATTGTCAGATTCTTCAAAGGAACATAAGATTATCATATTGAGTAAATGAGATAAGAGCCTAAAACTTTTCATTGTCTCTTAAATGAGGGCACTCTAACATGGTTTTTGGTATTTTACAATGGGGCAATATTCCCCAAATatgttactgattttattttggggaaaataaagataatagtaACCACTGTCTGGGagtacattttattaaaattttgtatattttgtataattttactttcatttaaattGGGCTTCACAATTATTCTGTGAGATACTAttgccatttattaaaattaaggaaaCTACAACTcatgttaagtaacttgttcaaagtcacaatACTATAATGTGACTGAGTTGCATTATTGATCCATTTCTCTTTGAATGCAAAGCCCACAAGTTGCCCCAGTAATACcgttcattataaataaatattaagttctGATGccatacattttttaagaattcatttccttttttaagttaaaaattatcctcaaatatatataaatagctaACAAACTAAGACATTCAGGTTATAAGTAGAACATCTCTATGAAAACGTAAGgatttttccttcattattcTATTCATACTGGTTGGTGCTTTGATTTTACTTGGGATTCAAACTTTCCCTTTCTATAGaattaggagaaaagaaagctcttttttttttttcccagaggacTCAGGGAAATAGGATTCTGAATTAATTTGAGGAATATTCTGAGGCATTACTAAAGTTATAATCTGAAAAACATTAAATAGGTTCTTCTTATGAGATTTTTTTGCGTTCAGTAACGATGAAGCTTTTGCATGACATTAGATGTCAGCAAACACAGGAATGGAAAAAatcattccaggaaaaaaaactaGTGGTTGTTACAAAACCAAACTGTTACTCAAGATACCACATTAAACCAatattttgttctcttctctGACAAATTAGCCCAACATGTACACCTAACACCAACAGTGTCaagtgagagaaagatagagagttAGAAAACTGTACTAACCTTGTGGGTGCAAATTGCCTTGAATATATGTGTCACAACTTTAAGGAGTTTTAACTTAAGAAGAGAGAATTCAGCACAGGTAGTGCATAATGATAAAATTAGTTTCCAATTATATTGTGGAATTTAATCTcctaaatattacaaaaataaagaaaaacaatctctTAATCTTTCAAAGGCCTTTAAAAATTGTCGTTTCTTTAAATTGGACAATTTGAGGAATactattgtggggtttttttcccaaaatttatATAGAATGGCAGTAGTGTCCTTAAAGTAATTTCCAGCTATTTAACACAATAACAAGTAGCTCTTTATAGACTAGGTTAATTTCCACTTTCAATGAATGACACACTTGATTCAACAATGACATATCTATGACAGAGCCAAATTCATCcactgaaaagaaaggaacaaaggggaATACAAAGCTTCGGACAAAAGTTACATGTAGCTGGGTAAAACAAACATGGATGAGTAGTTAGGAAGGAAAGTTTGAAATGATGTCTTGGAACCTTGGGTATATTTTTCATAACTCTACCAAATATACCACAGAAATAATTTATAGATCAAAGACTGTACACATAGCTGTTAATTATAGAGGATTATTCATTGAGAACAATGACTTTTACGATTGAAATATCCATCATACACTTGAATCACCATTCATTTGTTTACAAAATATGTCATTGTGATGTTTGCTTCTCTTGTAAGTGCTCTTTAGCTTGTTTTTTTCAGTCCCTGagaaatagcaaaagaaatgtTCATTTCCTGTGAATCTCACATGCTTTCCTAGTAGCATTACCACTAACCATCTCAGTTGGAATTTGCCTTAAATTATCAACAGCAATATTTTTTGCTAAACAGTAAAGTGAGTGGAAAGAGAACTCAGGCACAtaagaaaaaacaaggaagaaatttCACAGTATTATGATGCATTATATACCAAAAATCAACAATCCTATATCTTGAAACTAAATATTCTATTATAAAACTTCTCTCAGGACACTGAATTGAATACTTTACTATTTAATGACAATGAACACAATGCAGGATATGATAATAGATTGGTTTGATTTACTGAAGAAAATTTAGCTTCACTTTAAAAtgcattgttattattactattattatgattaattatttaggaaaagaaaataaggaggTTTTATGTGCTGTTTCATAGATTACTCCAAGGCAGTGAcaaaataaagcttctataacTCATGTAGATAAAAGGAAATGCTCATGTAGATAAACGCTCATgtagataaaaggaaaaatataaacagtatAATATGGAATAGAAAGCAGAATTCATATATAGAGAGATAATACTAACAACATTTAAATAGAAGAAACTCTGAAGGAAAAAAGTTCTGTAAAAGATAATTTTAGTATTCATACAGTTTGGTTTCTTTAGTCTGTGACTATGTGGATCCAACCTACTAAATTTCtatcctgccttctctccactcTGTACTCTCTAAAATCTGAGGATATCATGTCAAAGAATTCATTACCTCTGGCTTCAGATGAGGAGTTGGAGGCTGCAAAAGAATGTGAACCGGAGTGAAAACTTAGGGATTTTGTCACATTGTTAAAAATTGAACTTCAATGACTTTCAAATTTTGGTGCATCCACATTTGAGTGACCTTTCTCCCAACACATCATCTTTTCTACATTATACTAGTAAGTAATAATACGGAGAATTAGGTGacagaaatgaggaaatgagtCACTTTTATTGGGGTTGGAAAAAGGACAAGGAGTTTCCCGACGGGAAGAAAACCCTTCAgggaagtgtttttaaaaagtcaacaggTAGCACTTCTATTCCAGTTATCAAACATTCAGGAAAACCTAGGTTAAAATCCCTGTTTTCTCATTCAGGTATATGATTttgacaagatttttaaaaatctttttagatTCAGTTTCCAATCTGTGAAATAAGGActttaagaaaaatcattctATGTAAAACACAGAGTGTCGTATGTAGTAAAAccttactttaaaacattttatctatttttattaagttGTCTTAAAGACctctatattaaattaaatttgtttcttgGCAGAGACAAATTTCAGCACTATCTGTGTAACCGTCTTTTCTTTAATCCTTCTATTTGTGTTTTCTACACTAGATtatacaagagaagaaaaatatgagaaaccACACAGAAATAACAGAGTTTATCCTCCTGGGATTGTCAGATGACCCACAGCTTCAGGTGGTGATCTTTGTCTCTCTGCTCATCACCTACATGCTCAGCATCACTGGCAACCTGACCATTATCACCCTTACCCTGCTGGATTCCCACCTCCAGAcccccatgtatttcttcctcagAAACTTCTCCTTATTAGAGGTTTCATTCACAACTGTCAGCATACCCAAGTTCCTGGGCACCATGATTACAGGAGATAAAACCATTTCCTTTAATGATTGTatgattcagttattttttttcattctcttgggaGTCACTGAATTTTACCTTTTGGCTGCCATGTCTTATGACCGTTACATTGCCATCTGCAAACCTCTCCATTACATGACCATCATGAATCACAGAGTCTGCATACTCCTTGTCTTTGCTTCATGGCTGGCTTCATTCTTAATCATATTCCCGTCACTTATGCTGTTCATACAACTTGATTACTGTAGGTCCAATGTTATAGACCATTTTACCTGTGATTATTTCCCCTTACTACACCTTTCTTGTTCAGACACAAAATTCCTAGAGATAGTGGGTTTTTCCTGTGCTGTGTTTACTCTAATGTTCACTTTGGCGTTAATAGTTCtgtcctatatatatataatcagaacGATTTTGAGGATTCCTTCTGCTAGTCAGAGGACAAAGGCCTTTTCCACCTGTTCTTCCCACATGATCGTCATCTCCATCTCCTATGGCAGCtgcattttcatgtatattaatCCATCAGCAAAAGACAGAGTGTCTCTGAGCAAGGGAGTTGCTGTGCTAAACACCTCAGTGGCCCCCATGCTGAACCCCTTTATTTATAGCCTAAGGAATCAGCAAGTCAAGCAAGCCTTCATGGACAGGGCAAAAAAGATtatatctttctcaaaaaaaatgaagaaataaaagtgctATTATAATTAAAGGCACATGAGGAGCAATTAAACAAAAGTAGGGCCCTTCCAAAGTTTATTAATATCTACACAGCCTcactggaattattttttcttaattaaacttttattgCCAGCAGTTTACtgaggagatatatatatatatatatatatatatatatatatacacacatgttttttctatttaaattccaatcCATCTCTCATGCATTTCCCTTCCTTTGAGCTAGTCTTCCCACTCTGTAACCATGAGACTGGCctcatttcttataaatatttttaaataccaattctttcaaaatcatacttagaaaatcaaagaaatgcaaagagagaCCCAAGATCAATGagttaaaattgttttatgattttacCAGGAAACACTCTTTCAAAGAATTCGGAAAATATTGTCAtgtttaacattctttttaatttactataTAAGTATCATAAATATAACTTAGTCTTATTAGAATGTTACAGAGACTATCCTCTCCATTTTATAGCACGCTTAGTAACTATGCAAAAaaagtgcaattaaaaaaataacaattatttttttgagaactcTAAAAGTATTTCCAAGTACTGAGTTTAACTTTTCTGTGCCA contains the following coding sequences:
- the LOC125917418 gene encoding olfactory receptor 6C3, with translation MNHTVITEFVLLGLSDDPDLQIVIFLFLFITYILSVAGNLTIITLTLVDPHLQTPMYFFLRNFSFLEISFTTVCIPRFLGAIITRDKTISFNNCAAQLFFFIFMGVTEFYILTAMSYDRYIAICKPLHYTAIMNRKLCTWLVLCAWLGGFLTIFPPLMLLLQLDYCASNVIDHFACDYFPLLRLSCSDTWFLEVIGFYFALVALLFTLALVILSYMYIIRTILRIPSASQRKKAFSTCSSHMIVISISYGSCIFMYANPSAKERASLTKGVAILNTSVAPMLHPFIYTLRNQQVKQDFKDVVHTVVFSSNIYLAKKKDTLQCN
- the LOC125917419 gene encoding olfactory receptor 6C1-like, translating into MRNHTEITEFILLGLSDDPQLQVVIFVSLLITYMLSITGNLTIITLTLLDSHLQTPMYFFLRNFSLLEVSFTTVSIPKFLGTMITGDKTISFNDCMIQLFFFILLGVTEFYLLAAMSYDRYIAICKPLHYMTIMNHRVCILLVFASWLASFLIIFPSLMLFIQLDYCRSNVIDHFTCDYFPLLHLSCSDTKFLEIVGFSCAVFTLMFTLALIVLSYIYIIRTILRIPSASQRTKAFSTCSSHMIVISISYGSCIFMYINPSAKDRVSLSKGVAVLNTSVAPMLNPFIYSLRNQQVKQAFMDRAKKIISFSKKMKK